A window of Companilactobacillus allii genomic DNA:
GACAAAATATGGAGGTCACTTATATGACAGAGACAAACGGATATTTTCAAAATGACAACGAGAAGGAAATAAATGTTCTAAATTTACAAAGTTTGGAAGCAGAAGCAGAGAAAATAATTCCTAAGGGCGGTTTTGGATATATTGCTGGTGGCTCAGAGGACAACTGGACTTTAAAAGAAAACACTGAGGCATTCAATCACGTACAAATAGTACCTCATGTTCTAAGCAATGTTGAAGATCCACAAACAGATACAAGTATTTTTGGAATCAATGTTAAGACACCTATTATGATGTCACCTGCTGCGGCCCAAGGTCTAGCACATGCAAAAGGTGAAATCGATACTGCAGCTGGTATTGCAAAGGCCGGAGCATTGATGTCACAAAGTACTTATTCCTCAACTTCAATTGCTGACACAATGAAAGCCGGTAATGGTGCCCCTCAATTCTTCCAACTATATATGAGTAAGGATTGGAATTTTAACGAAAATTTGCTAAAGGAAGCTAAAGAAGCTGGTGCAAAGGCTATTATTTTGACTTCTGATGCGACAGTCGATGGTTATCGTGAATCCGATGTCGTCAATGACTTCCAGTTCCCAATTCCAATGGCCAACTTAACTAAGTTTAGTGAAGGTGACGGTAAAGGTAAGGGTATCGGTGAGATATATGCCGCTGCAGCTCAAAAGATTGGCCCTGACGATATTAAACGCATTAAAGATATAGCTGGTTTGCCAGTGATTGTTAAAGGTGTACAAAGTCCAGAGGATGCATTGTTAGCAATCGGAGCTGGTGCAGATGGTATCTATGTATCTAATCATGGTGGTCGTCAATTAAATGGTGGACCTGCATCATTTGATGTCTTATCTGATGTTGCTAAGGCTGTTAATCACCGAGTTCCAATTATATTTGATAGTGGAATTCGTCGTGGATCACACGTATTTAAGGCATTGGCAAGTGGTGCTGATCTTGTCGCTTTAGCAAGACCAATTATTTATGGTTTGGCTCTTGGTGGTGCAGATGGTGTATATTCAGTTGTTGAACACTTGAATGATGAATTCAAGACAACTATGCAACTTGCGGGTACTAAGACAATTGAAGATGTTAAGAATTCTAAATTATTGAAAAAATAAATAATTTATAAAGCCTATGAAATAATAGTTGAGGTTAAACTATATATTTCATAGGCTTTTTATTTTAATTATATGTTTAAACATGTAATAATCGTCTTAAACCAGGTAAGAGGTGATGGCGATGTTCAAATCAGTAATTTTACAAACAATAGGTAAGAGCATATTTATTCCTAGCTATTATCTACCATGCTTGTTATTGAGCGTCTTTATTGGTTTTGTACTATACGAATATTTACTTAGGAAAGGGAAACATTAAGGATTATATCCGCTTTGTTTTCTCCCAACTATTATTATTTTCTAATAGTCTAATTATAGAAAGAATCAAACTTCCAAAGAATATAATGTACATATAGGAAAGTAAAACAATGGCTCGTAACATTTTAAAAATATTGGAGTTATCATTTAAAAAATCGGCGTGATTAATTATTACGCCTTTTTTTTCGGCTCTTTTTAGTTCTATAATATATAATTCGGTAAATAAAACTCCGAATAGTAATCCAATAATTGATAAAAATATAAATGAGATCAATGTTCCTATCCAATCACTTGATCCAACTATAAAGAATTTGAAAGTATAAAAAATTATTGTGAAGCCTGATAATGTATTTAAAATGGGCATGATACAGAATAATAAAACGTCCATTTTTTGTGATGTTGACATAATCTTTGATTTAATTATTTCATGGAGATACTTCCAACAATTAAATCCACCTTGAGACCAACGAGCACGCTGAACGAGGAGTCTTTTGAAGCTTATTAAGGCTTCTTGATCAACGTAAGCACTACCGACATATTTTATTTTTAACCCTTTTAACTTCATTCGTAAGGTTAATTCATAATCTTCAAGTAGTGCATCTCCCCAAGGAGCTTCACCTAGACAATCAAACACTGATGATGCTCTGAAAAATTGTCCATTACCACATAGTGCGGCAGAATCAATGTAACTTCTAAATATCTGTGTTAAATGATTGATCACAAAGAACTCAATATCTTGAAAGGTTTGAAGTACAGTAGTCGGTGATTTCATTTTCACTCTTAGTTGCACAGCCGAAACATCACTATTTGAAAAAGCATAATTTAATTCAGTTCCAGAATTGTAACTGAGGATACCATCGGCATCCATTACACCAATAATTGTTTTACTAGAATCAAGGTTCTTTTCTTCCATGATCTGTTTGATTAATGGTATAGAAGAATTCAAGGCACTTCCTTTACCATTTCTGGCATTAGGTTTTACACGTTTTAATATAGAAATGGGACCGTTAATTTTTTTTGCAATGTTTACAGTATTATCATCAGAATCATCATCGATTACGATGATATGTTTGGAAATTTTTAAGTTAACTAGTTTTTTTAGAGTATTTCCAATTACTTTCTCTTCATTTAGACATGGGACCAATATAATGTAGAAAAAGTCATCATTGTTATCCGTGATTTCGTGCGTTTCAAATTTTTTATCGTGGAAAAATGTAAAGGTCATCAAAAAGCATTGTGTCATAAATAACAACAAAGCAATGATATAAATTATCATGTAATCACCTCTTCAGTGCTATATTTTGGTCTCGAATTGGGGTGATTTCAAATATATGATGCTTAATTTGATATACAAATGGTATGTAAAATATATTGTTTTATTATATAAATGATTTAAAATAATGAAATTATTATATAAGAGAACGATTCATTGTTTATATAATTGTAAAAGTGTATTATTTAAATGTTTCATAAGTGTAGAAGGGGTGAAAAAAATGGTTAAATTTTTGCGTAATAATAAATATGCCTCGATCGTCCTAGCAATTATCAGAATTTATTTTGGTTTTGAATGGGCAATTTCTGGTTGGGGTAAAGTTACAAGCGGATTCTCAGCCCAAGGTATGTTGATGGGTGTTGTAAAGAATCCAGTTAAGGGTCCTGAAGGTAATGTTTTATATCCTTGGTTTAATAGCATGGTTCAACACGTTATTCTTCCTAACAATGGTGCCATCAGTTTCATGGTTTCATGGGGTGAGTTATTAGTTGGATTAGGTCTGATTTTTGGATGCTTAACAACTGCTGCCACATTCTTTGGTATGATGATGAACTTCTCTTATTTATTGGCCGGTGCAGTATCAGTCAATCCCGAGTATATTTTCTTTGAAATGTTTATCATCTTTGCCGGTTTCAATGCTGGTAAGATTGGTTTAGATTACTGGGTAATTCCATGGATCAGAGAACACGTATTTAAACAAAAAACTAAATCTAGTTTTTAGATTAATGAGATCTCACATTGTTGAGGTCTTTTTATTTACCAATAAATAATGACCATTTATTAATCAATTGGTATAATGTTAATTAGTAACAAATTTGTTATTTGGGGAGTGTCTGATATGGCAACATTAATGGATGTAGCCAAGCGTGCGAATGTTTCAAAAATGACTGTTTCTCGAGTTATAAATCATCCAGAAAAAGTTACTGATGAATTAAAACAAATGGTGTATCAGGCAATGCAGGAATTGAATTATCAACCAAATCTCATTGCAAAAGCATTGGTCAATAATTCTACACGGATAATCAAGTTGTGTATTTTAGAAGATATTGACACTACTGAACCTTACTTTATGAACTTGATGGTAGGCGTAGCGAAGACTTTAGATCTACATCAATATTCACTACAATTGGTTACCCGTCGTAACTTTGGTATAGGTAATTGTGATGGTTATATTATCACAGGTATGCGCAAGGGAGATTTGGATTGGATTCAAAAACTCGATAAACCAGTAATAATGTTTGGTGAAAATCGTTATGGGTTGGATTACGTAGATACAAATAACAAAGCAGGCACTTATCAAATGTCAGCACTTGCTTTGAAGAAAAAATATGAGCATTTAATTTATATTGGTATAGATAGTAAGGAGTCATTTGAGTATTCCAGAGAGGCTGGTTATATTCAGCAAGTTCAGGAACGTCGGATGATTCCGGAATTACATAGATTTGGCAATCATAGTCATTTATCAGAAGAATTTATAAGAACTAATTGGAAAAATATTCAACCTAATACTGCTTTTATCTGTGCATCGGATCGTCTTGCCATGGGCGTTGAACGTGCAATTTCTAGATGTGGTGGTAGTGTTCCTGACGATTATGGGGTTACAGGATTTGATGGTGTATTCTTGAATCAAGTGGCCTCACCAAAGATTACTACAGTTAAACAGTCCATTATTGAAATGGGCAGTGCGTGTGGAGAAAACTTACTAGATAAGATAAGAACGAATGCTTCTCCAGGTAATTTGGTATTCGAACCAAAGATTAGTCTCGGTGGTACTTTGCGGGATTAAAACTGTTATCGGTAACATGAAAAGAGACCTTGTATATGCAAGGTCTCTTTTTCTATACTTGTAGTAAGCGTATTCTTGAAAACGCTTACTGCGTAGGGGAGGAAATAATAATGAAATGGTATGATAAAGCAATTATTTACCAAATATATCCCAAAAGTTTTCAAGACACAAATGATGATGGAATTGGGGATTTACAAGGAATAATCAAGCGACTTGACTATATCAAGAATCTTGGTGTCAATACGATTTGGCTCAATCCGATTTTTGTATCACCACAAGTCGATAATGGGTATGATGTTTCAAACTACTTTGCGATTGATCCAAGTATTGGAACAACCGATGATTTTGAACAATTAATAAAAGAGGTACATAAACGTAAGCTCCATATAATACTGGATTTGCCGATAAATCATACATCGGATCAGCATCCTTGGTTCAAAGATGCAATAAGTAATCCCAATAGTATTTTTAAAGATTACTATATTTGGGATAAAGGTATTGACGGACACGAGCCTAATAATTGGGGATCATTTTTTGGAGGCAGTGTTTGGTCGAAAGCGTCAGAGAATAGTGATAATTATTACTTCCATCTTTTCGATAAAAAGATGCCAGATTTGAATTGGAAGAATGTTGAAGTACAAAGGTCAATGGCTGATATTGCAAAGTTTTGGATCGATAAGGGCGTTGATGGTTTTAGACTAGATGCCTTCATTCATATGGCCAAGGCAAATTTGTCACAAATGTCATTAAAAGAAGGAAAATATCCAATTGATGACACTTTTTATGCAAAACTACCTGAGGTCAAACAATATTTGAGTGGTTTCGTCAGTGAAGTAAAAGAACAAAATCCAGATACATTTCTATTTGGAGAAGCCTCTTCAGCTGATTCTCATCAAGCAGCGGAATATACGCGTCCTGATGAAGATGAATGTGATGTGATTGTTTCTTCTAATAACTATGGGGAAATCTACGATGATGATTCACCAGTTAAAGGATTTTTCCAACCACGTAAATTCTCTTTGGATCGTTTCAAGGAAACCTTTGTAGATTGGGAAAGTGTTTTGGCCGATATAAGTTATCCAGCACTAACTTGGGGTAATCATGATGTGAGTCGTTTCGTTGACAGATTAAATCTTCCAACAACTGATCCAAAACTACAGAAGTCACTGGCAATGATGATGTTTTTGCAACGTGGTATTCCAATAATTTATTACGGTGAAGAAATAGGTCAACACGGTTTGAAATATCAAAGTGTTGATGACTTTGACGATCAACGTGCAGTTGATTTGATTGCTAATCTATGTCAACAAAAGTTCTCTGATGAAGATATTTTGAATTTATTGAATGAACAAGATGAAATGACTGCAAGGGGTCCATTCCAG
This region includes:
- a CDS encoding glycosyltransferase family 2 protein, with protein sequence MIIYIIALLLFMTQCFLMTFTFFHDKKFETHEITDNNDDFFYIILVPCLNEEKVIGNTLKKLVNLKISKHIIVIDDDSDDNTVNIAKKINGPISILKRVKPNARNGKGSALNSSIPLIKQIMEEKNLDSSKTIIGVMDADGILSYNSGTELNYAFSNSDVSAVQLRVKMKSPTTVLQTFQDIEFFVINHLTQIFRSYIDSAALCGNGQFFRASSVFDCLGEAPWGDALLEDYELTLRMKLKGLKIKYVGSAYVDQEALISFKRLLVQRARWSQGGFNCWKYLHEIIKSKIMSTSQKMDVLLFCIMPILNTLSGFTIIFYTFKFFIVGSSDWIGTLISFIFLSIIGLLFGVLFTELYIIELKRAEKKGVIINHADFLNDNSNIFKMLRAIVLLSYMYIIFFGSLILSIIRLLENNNSWEKTKRI
- a CDS encoding lactate oxidase; the encoded protein is MTETNGYFQNDNEKEINVLNLQSLEAEAEKIIPKGGFGYIAGGSEDNWTLKENTEAFNHVQIVPHVLSNVEDPQTDTSIFGINVKTPIMMSPAAAQGLAHAKGEIDTAAGIAKAGALMSQSTYSSTSIADTMKAGNGAPQFFQLYMSKDWNFNENLLKEAKEAGAKAIILTSDATVDGYRESDVVNDFQFPIPMANLTKFSEGDGKGKGIGEIYAAAAQKIGPDDIKRIKDIAGLPVIVKGVQSPEDALLAIGAGADGIYVSNHGGRQLNGGPASFDVLSDVAKAVNHRVPIIFDSGIRRGSHVFKALASGADLVALARPIIYGLALGGADGVYSVVEHLNDEFKTTMQLAGTKTIEDVKNSKLLKK
- a CDS encoding LacI family DNA-binding transcriptional regulator — translated: MATLMDVAKRANVSKMTVSRVINHPEKVTDELKQMVYQAMQELNYQPNLIAKALVNNSTRIIKLCILEDIDTTEPYFMNLMVGVAKTLDLHQYSLQLVTRRNFGIGNCDGYIITGMRKGDLDWIQKLDKPVIMFGENRYGLDYVDTNNKAGTYQMSALALKKKYEHLIYIGIDSKESFEYSREAGYIQQVQERRMIPELHRFGNHSHLSEEFIRTNWKNIQPNTAFICASDRLAMGVERAISRCGGSVPDDYGVTGFDGVFLNQVASPKITTVKQSIIEMGSACGENLLDKIRTNASPGNLVFEPKISLGGTLRD
- a CDS encoding DoxX family protein, with amino-acid sequence MVKFLRNNKYASIVLAIIRIYFGFEWAISGWGKVTSGFSAQGMLMGVVKNPVKGPEGNVLYPWFNSMVQHVILPNNGAISFMVSWGELLVGLGLIFGCLTTAATFFGMMMNFSYLLAGAVSVNPEYIFFEMFIIFAGFNAGKIGLDYWVIPWIREHVFKQKTKSSF
- a CDS encoding glycoside hydrolase family 13 protein, with the translated sequence MKWYDKAIIYQIYPKSFQDTNDDGIGDLQGIIKRLDYIKNLGVNTIWLNPIFVSPQVDNGYDVSNYFAIDPSIGTTDDFEQLIKEVHKRKLHIILDLPINHTSDQHPWFKDAISNPNSIFKDYYIWDKGIDGHEPNNWGSFFGGSVWSKASENSDNYYFHLFDKKMPDLNWKNVEVQRSMADIAKFWIDKGVDGFRLDAFIHMAKANLSQMSLKEGKYPIDDTFYAKLPEVKQYLSGFVSEVKEQNPDTFLFGEASSADSHQAAEYTRPDEDECDVIVSSNNYGEIYDDDSPVKGFFQPRKFSLDRFKETFVDWESVLADISYPALTWGNHDVSRFVDRLNLPTTDPKLQKSLAMMMFLQRGIPIIYYGEEIGQHGLKYQSVDDFDDQRAVDLIANLCQQKFSDEDILNLLNEQDEMTARGPFQWDDSKYCGFSNVQPWNFAKQSPVDAANEVSDDDSMLSFYQKLLKLKSTPNFSQGNYRLLLTDKNILAYERTLGDEYAIVIINYSKDSVEYKLPTTKDLDVALANQDIDITDQTLKLEPWGCCALVKGDK